One Bombus fervidus isolate BK054 chromosome 5, iyBomFerv1, whole genome shotgun sequence DNA window includes the following coding sequences:
- the Cyt-b5-r gene encoding cytochrome b5-related, whose protein sequence is MRKLESSIPGFENFPGRDAKFQTAYSFLEARRQIDGAEGLWRIQNNLYDLEGFAKFHPGGAEWIRLTKGTDITELFESHHLTDKAVKLLPKYLVREAVSPRKLPLTFEPNGFFSTFKKRALEALKDVDFHRPSAKTNLIADFCVTTTVLLSLAVAYTQSYLIIVLAGIFLGWTTIIGHNYFHMRNTFRMYYFDLGTLSSKDWRITHVMSHHIYPNTLWDFEIYSLEPYVFWLPDSKKSLLKGIISQLMSPIIWALAFYAQAIKRYYSVFFEYRKFEFRDAVPFFLPISMSFLAPSIFLAMKLWLLIILTGSFIYCMIGFNAAHHHPDIFHDGDIYRNDFDWGLLELDAVRERTVIDDSDFLVLTNFGLHALHHLLPTVDHCYLPLCEKSFQQTCEEFGVSTKKFTQWELVKGQFKQILRKERKKNIR, encoded by the exons aTGCGGAAATTAGAAAGTTCGATACCGGGTTTCGAAAATTTTCCTGGAAGGGATGCTAAATTTCAGACAGCATACTCTTTTCTCGAAGCAAGAAGACAAATAGACGGTGCGGAAGGTTTATGGAggattcaaaataatttatatgatttagaaggttttgcaaaatttcatcCAGGAGGAGCAGAATGGATTCGTCTGACCAAGGGTACTGATATTACCGAACTTTTCGAG TCGCATCATCTAACTGATAAAGCTGTGAAACTGCTTCCCAAATACCTGGTAAGAGAGGCAGTTTCACCACGAAAGCTGCCATTAACGTTTGAACCGAATGGTTTCTTTTCTACTTTCAAAAAGCGTGCATTAGAAGCCCTAAAAGACGTGGATTTTCATCGGCCATCGgcaaaaacaaatttaatcgCTGATTTTTGTGTCACTACTACCGTTTTACTTAGCCTCGCAGTAGCTTATACGCAATCTTATTTAATCATCGTGCTTGCTG GAATTTTTCTCGGGTGGACCACGATAATTGgtcataattattttcatatgagGAATACTTTTCGAATGTACTACTTTGATTTAGGCACATTGTCGTCGAAAGATTGGCGAATAACACATGTAATGAGTCACCACATCTACCCTAATACCCTTTGGGACTTTGAAATATACTCACTTGAGCCTTACGTGTTTTGGTTACCAGACTCTAAAAAATCATTACTGAAAGGTATCATTAGTCAACTGATGAGTCCTATCATTTGGGCTTTAGCTTTTTACGCACAAGCAATCAAAAG GTATTACTCTGTGTTCTTCgaatatagaaaattcgaatttcgaGATGCTGTACCTTTCTTTTTGCCCATATCGATGTCCTTTCTCGCGCCAAGTATTTTTTTGGCTATGAAACTTtggttattaattatattaacaggcagttttatatattgtatgatCGGTTTCAATGCAGCTCATCATCATCCCGATATCTTTCACGATGGCGACATATACAG aaaCGATTTCGACTGGGGTTTGCTAGAATTGGATGCCGTAAGAGAGCGAACAGTGATCGATGACTCTGACTTTCTGGTGTTGACTAACTTCGGATTACACGCTCTTCATCATCTTTTGCCAACAGTGGATCACTGTTATTTGCCACTTTGTGAAAAATCTTTTCAACAAACTTGCGAGGAATTTGGAGTTAGTACTAAGAAGTTTACCCAATGGGAGCTTGTAAAGGGACAATTTAAACAAATCCTACGTAAAGAACggaaaaagaatattagataa
- the Yellow-b gene encoding L-dopachrome tautomerase yellow-b isoform X2: MRRKSTLPLFNALLQSYFWIMVVASDKLRVTYQWKQLEYEWPSNDTELLFPEYKQEDNLPLGLEITNTRIFVTVPRWRRGVVASLNYFYINDTRESPSLIPYPSWEAHQYRAGNVPEIISTFRIRADRCERLWVLDTGFTDILDSPEQQAPPALLIYDLTNDRLLRKFIIPEDQKTPDSLFANIAVEDYSCEDTFAYLADLGGPGLVVYSWKSENSWLLKHHFFQPDSQAEEFNVSGISFQWTDGLFGMGLAPTNDGYSVMYFHPLSSTMEFSVSTKLLRDPERATSPDNFHEFHALGSRGHNGQSSVSFLDPDTGVLFYALAVLNAIACWKPQNTFTIEQQGFIYVDNVTMVFPNDLKIDRNGNIWILSDRLPTFMYSRLDPEDYNFRIVTGSVKEAIKGTVCSMNSSSTTNNPHDSTTEVQTAYPKHPKMGENSGYVHNSELTSILIIVITIFVRIFI; encoded by the exons ATGCGAAGGAAATCGACTCTACCTCTTTTCAACGCACTACTTCAGAGTTATTTTTGGATAATGGTTGTAGCCAGTGATAAACTTCGTGTGACCTATCAATGGAAACAGCTTGAGTATGAATGGCCAAGTAACGATACCGAGCTTCTATTCCCAGAATACAAGCAGGAAGATAATCTTCCGCTTGGCCTTGAGATTACAAATACTAGGATCTTCGTTACTGTGCCAAGATGGAGACGTGGTGTAGTTGCTAGTTTGAATTACTTTTACATTAACG ATACACGCGAGTCTCCTAGTTTAATCCCGTATCCTTCTTGGGAGGCGCATCAATATCGAGCTGGAAACGTCCCAGAGATTATTTCAACGTTTCGAATTCGTGCAGATCGCTGCGAAAGACTATGGGTTCTTGATACAGGATTTACTGATATTTTGGATAGTCCAGAACAGCAAGCTCCACCAGCATTACTCATTTACGATTTAACAAACGATCGTTTACtccgaaaatttattattccggAAGATCAAAAAACACCTGACTCTCTTTTTGCAAATATCGCCGTCGAAGATTATTCTTGCGAAGATACATTTGCTTATCTGGCTGACTTGGGTGGTCCTGGACTCGTTGTTTATTCATGGAAGTCGGAAAATTCGTGGCTTCTTAAACATCATTTCTTTCAACCAGATTCTCAA GCTGAAGAATTCAATGTATCGGGAATTTCGTTCCAATGGACCGATGGTCTCTTCGGTATGGGTCTTGCACCAACTAACGATGGCTATAGTGTAATGTATTTCCATCCACTTTCTAGCACCATGGAATTTTCAGTTAGTACTAAGTTACTAAGAGATCCTGAACGTGCCACTTCTCCAG ACAACTTCCATGAATTTCATGCCTTAGGATCTCGCGGACATAATGGTCAAAGTAGCGTGAGCTTTTTAGATCCAGACACCGGAGTTCTGTTTTATGCATTAGCTGTTTTGAATGCTATTGCGTGCTGGAAACCTCAAAATACGTTCACAATCGAGCAACAAGGTTTTATTTATGTAGATAACGTCACAATGGTTTTTCCCAACGATTTAAAG ATTGATCGAAATGGGAATATTTGGATACTCTCGGATCGTTTGCCTACTTTTATGTACTCTCGTCTGGATCCTGaagattataattttagaatCGTTACGGGTTCGGTTAAAGAAGCTATAAAAGGAACTGTTTGTTCGATGAATTCATCTTCAACTACAAACAATCCGCACGATTCTACGACAGAAGTACAGACAGCTTATCCTAAACATCCAAAAATGGGCGAGAATTCCGGTTACGTTCACAATTCTGAATTGACTTCTATACTGATTATCgttataacaatttttgtgAGAATATTTATCTGA
- the Yellow-b gene encoding L-dopachrome tautomerase yellow-b isoform X1 → MNNRQALNGTETVLRENVSFISRTNPYVSLSRVVDAIVLCVFQSVATFLNWNDRETNQEIKMRRKSTLPLFNALLQSYFWIMVVASDKLRVTYQWKQLEYEWPSNDTELLFPEYKQEDNLPLGLEITNTRIFVTVPRWRRGVVASLNYFYINDTRESPSLIPYPSWEAHQYRAGNVPEIISTFRIRADRCERLWVLDTGFTDILDSPEQQAPPALLIYDLTNDRLLRKFIIPEDQKTPDSLFANIAVEDYSCEDTFAYLADLGGPGLVVYSWKSENSWLLKHHFFQPDSQAEEFNVSGISFQWTDGLFGMGLAPTNDGYSVMYFHPLSSTMEFSVSTKLLRDPERATSPDNFHEFHALGSRGHNGQSSVSFLDPDTGVLFYALAVLNAIACWKPQNTFTIEQQGFIYVDNVTMVFPNDLKIDRNGNIWILSDRLPTFMYSRLDPEDYNFRIVTGSVKEAIKGTVCSMNSSSTTNNPHDSTTEVQTAYPKHPKMGENSGYVHNSELTSILIIVITIFVRIFI, encoded by the exons ATGAATAATCGGCAAGCCTTGAACGGCACCGAAACGGTACTGCGGGAGAACGTCTCTTTCATTTCTCGGACGAATCCTTATGTTAGTTTGTCGCGTGTTGTCGACGCGATAGTACTTTGCGTGTTTCAGTCTGTCGCGACATTTCTCAACTGGAACGACAGGGAAACG AATCAGGAAATCAAAATGCGAAGGAAATCGACTCTACCTCTTTTCAACGCACTACTTCAGAGTTATTTTTGGATAATGGTTGTAGCCAGTGATAAACTTCGTGTGACCTATCAATGGAAACAGCTTGAGTATGAATGGCCAAGTAACGATACCGAGCTTCTATTCCCAGAATACAAGCAGGAAGATAATCTTCCGCTTGGCCTTGAGATTACAAATACTAGGATCTTCGTTACTGTGCCAAGATGGAGACGTGGTGTAGTTGCTAGTTTGAATTACTTTTACATTAACG ATACACGCGAGTCTCCTAGTTTAATCCCGTATCCTTCTTGGGAGGCGCATCAATATCGAGCTGGAAACGTCCCAGAGATTATTTCAACGTTTCGAATTCGTGCAGATCGCTGCGAAAGACTATGGGTTCTTGATACAGGATTTACTGATATTTTGGATAGTCCAGAACAGCAAGCTCCACCAGCATTACTCATTTACGATTTAACAAACGATCGTTTACtccgaaaatttattattccggAAGATCAAAAAACACCTGACTCTCTTTTTGCAAATATCGCCGTCGAAGATTATTCTTGCGAAGATACATTTGCTTATCTGGCTGACTTGGGTGGTCCTGGACTCGTTGTTTATTCATGGAAGTCGGAAAATTCGTGGCTTCTTAAACATCATTTCTTTCAACCAGATTCTCAA GCTGAAGAATTCAATGTATCGGGAATTTCGTTCCAATGGACCGATGGTCTCTTCGGTATGGGTCTTGCACCAACTAACGATGGCTATAGTGTAATGTATTTCCATCCACTTTCTAGCACCATGGAATTTTCAGTTAGTACTAAGTTACTAAGAGATCCTGAACGTGCCACTTCTCCAG ACAACTTCCATGAATTTCATGCCTTAGGATCTCGCGGACATAATGGTCAAAGTAGCGTGAGCTTTTTAGATCCAGACACCGGAGTTCTGTTTTATGCATTAGCTGTTTTGAATGCTATTGCGTGCTGGAAACCTCAAAATACGTTCACAATCGAGCAACAAGGTTTTATTTATGTAGATAACGTCACAATGGTTTTTCCCAACGATTTAAAG ATTGATCGAAATGGGAATATTTGGATACTCTCGGATCGTTTGCCTACTTTTATGTACTCTCGTCTGGATCCTGaagattataattttagaatCGTTACGGGTTCGGTTAAAGAAGCTATAAAAGGAACTGTTTGTTCGATGAATTCATCTTCAACTACAAACAATCCGCACGATTCTACGACAGAAGTACAGACAGCTTATCCTAAACATCCAAAAATGGGCGAGAATTCCGGTTACGTTCACAATTCTGAATTGACTTCTATACTGATTATCgttataacaatttttgtgAGAATATTTATCTGA